The following proteins come from a genomic window of Planctomycetota bacterium:
- a CDS encoding aminoacyl-tRNA hydrolase, with the protein MNLMTFTFARSRGPGGQNVNKINSKAQLSIGLDDLAAHLEPWMLRRLVRLACRSVTEDSRLILSADASRSQRANRQACIDKLRELLVQATTRPKVRRKTRPTKGSVERRLTEKKRRSDIKRRRSGESS; encoded by the coding sequence ATGAACCTCATGACCTTCACCTTCGCGCGGAGCCGGGGACCGGGCGGGCAGAACGTCAATAAGATCAACTCCAAAGCGCAGTTGAGCATCGGGCTCGACGACCTGGCGGCGCATCTGGAACCTTGGATGCTGCGCCGACTTGTGCGCCTGGCCTGCCGGAGCGTCACCGAAGACAGCCGCCTGATCCTCAGCGCCGACGCGTCGCGCTCGCAGCGGGCGAATCGACAGGCGTGCATCGACAAGCTGCGCGAGCTGTTGGTGCAGGCCACGACGCGCCCGAAGGTCCGACGCAAGACCAGGCCCACGAAGGGATCGGTCGAGCGTCGCCTCACTGAAAAAAAACGCCGCTCGGATATCAAACGCCGGCGGTCAGGAGAGTCATCATGA
- a CDS encoding acyl carrier protein, giving the protein MTHDEIFEKVREVLVDALGVDDDEVTPDATLTGDLGAESIDFLDIVFRLEKAFGIKISQGELFPDNVLQNAEYVQDGKVTAQGMTELKKRMPHADFANFEGDPQVAKVGEIFTVEAVVKFVEAKLK; this is encoded by the coding sequence ATGACGCACGATGAAATCTTTGAAAAAGTCCGCGAAGTCCTCGTCGACGCGCTCGGCGTCGATGACGACGAAGTCACCCCGGACGCCACCCTGACCGGCGACCTCGGCGCGGAGTCCATCGACTTCCTCGACATCGTCTTCCGCCTCGAAAAGGCCTTCGGCATCAAGATCAGCCAGGGCGAACTGTTCCCGGACAACGTGCTCCAGAACGCCGAATACGTCCAGGACGGCAAGGTCACCGCGCAGGGCATGACCGAACTGAAAAAGCGCATGCCCCATGCCGACTTCGCCAACTTCGAAGGCGACCCGCAAGTCGCCAAGGTCGGCGAGATCTTCACCGTCGAAGCCGTGGTGAAATTCGTCGAAGCCAAACTCAAGTAA
- a CDS encoding TetR family transcriptional regulator, giving the protein MLNCALELILLTFCPPGPRLRAKVKVMRFIGRRSAPTSSVDGPTENSMRKVSHNPLYFASDCRKMTLVHKEVNIMHANETDSTPSVPLEIHTRSTDELAPMPVRPVVAEVTDAPAQTPAPNSPVTGFLSREQILEAVEFCFDQTGYDGVTIRAIAKQLGCSVGSIYRYFTDKRDLLRACAARVFSPVVRYVQADAVRIDESIQMYVQLAQRHAQLYRLMFWLESADEPDHPRTPETILAILDGWTSLLGDAGAARRCWAQVHGQLMLGGDLDAVEASVSLPPRPEIQIVPSLSDETETQVHVDFEGEDVTML; this is encoded by the coding sequence ATGCTCAACTGCGCTTTGGAGTTGATCTTATTGACGTTCTGCCCGCCCGGTCCCCGGCTCCGCGCGAAGGTGAAGGTCATGAGGTTCATCGGCAGGCGCAGCGCGCCGACGTCGAGCGTGGATGGACCGACTGAAAATTCCATGCGCAAAGTTTCCCACAACCCCTTGTATTTTGCGAGCGATTGTCGCAAAATGACGCTCGTTCACAAGGAGGTGAACATCATGCACGCAAACGAAACGGATTCGACTCCCAGCGTCCCCCTCGAAATTCACACCCGCTCGACCGATGAGCTTGCCCCGATGCCGGTGCGCCCCGTCGTCGCGGAGGTGACCGACGCGCCCGCCCAAACGCCCGCGCCCAACAGCCCCGTCACCGGGTTCCTGAGCCGGGAGCAGATTCTCGAAGCCGTCGAGTTCTGCTTCGATCAGACGGGCTACGACGGCGTGACGATCCGGGCGATCGCCAAACAGCTTGGCTGCTCCGTCGGGTCGATCTACCGCTACTTCACCGACAAGCGCGATCTCTTGCGGGCCTGCGCCGCGCGGGTGTTCTCGCCGGTCGTGCGCTATGTGCAGGCCGACGCCGTGCGGATCGACGAATCGATCCAGATGTATGTGCAACTGGCGCAGCGGCACGCGCAGCTTTACCGTCTGATGTTCTGGCTCGAGTCGGCGGACGAACCGGACCATCCGCGGACGCCGGAGACGATTCTGGCGATTCTGGACGGGTGGACGAGTCTGCTCGGCGACGCCGGGGCCGCCCGCCGCTGCTGGGCCCAGGTGCACGGGCAGCTCATGCTCGGCGGGGACCTCGACGCCGTCGAAGCCAGTGTGTCCCTCCCGCCGCGCCCCGAAATTCAGATCGTCCCCTCGCTTTCCGACGAAACCGAAACGCAGGTGCACGTCGATTTCGAAGGCGAGGATGTGACGATGCTATGA
- a CDS encoding prepilin-type N-terminal cleavage/methylation domain-containing protein: MNRLRTGFTLIELLVVVSIIAMLIAILLPSMAAARETARRVACGSNLHQMHLAHYQWAIDHKGSFVEGQPIYDEQADAGNRGGTGHYALWIRTWTNPSKGSEYGGSYTKEGALVRRGYLHDGRTFYCPSWTGVLKYQQTGNELSPTGGGWYEKESDVPAAQRYMQTAYHYNSSFDADKSAFIKDWRSANVTDPGTIALKADAFSDPARGVDLHHVTGYNDLKLDGSVSFYDDPSFTIRDLKGGTSYSATASDYKLFQTVAWRMLSNN, encoded by the coding sequence ATGAATCGCCTCCGCACCGGCTTTACGCTCATCGAATTGCTCGTCGTCGTGTCGATCATCGCGATGTTGATCGCCATCCTCTTGCCGTCGATGGCGGCGGCGCGCGAGACGGCCCGACGGGTGGCCTGCGGATCGAACCTGCACCAGATGCACCTGGCGCATTATCAGTGGGCGATCGATCACAAGGGCTCGTTCGTCGAGGGCCAGCCCATCTATGACGAGCAGGCCGACGCCGGCAATCGCGGGGGCACGGGCCACTACGCCCTTTGGATCCGCACATGGACCAACCCGTCCAAAGGCAGCGAATACGGCGGATCCTACACCAAGGAAGGCGCCCTTGTGCGCCGCGGTTATCTGCACGACGGCCGCACCTTCTACTGCCCGAGCTGGACCGGCGTCCTCAAATATCAGCAGACCGGCAACGAATTGAGCCCCACCGGCGGCGGATGGTATGAAAAGGAATCCGATGTCCCCGCGGCGCAGAGGTACATGCAGACCGCCTATCACTACAACAGCTCCTTCGACGCCGACAAGTCCGCCTTCATCAAGGATTGGCGCTCCGCCAACGTCACCGACCCCGGCACGATCGCGCTCAAGGCCGACGCCTTCTCCGATCCCGCACGCGGCGTCGATCTCCATCATGTGACCGGCTACAACGACCTGAAGCTCGACGGCTCCGTCTCCTTCTACGACGACCCGAGCTTCACGATCCGCGACCTGAAGGGCGGAACCTCCTACTCCGCCACCGCCTCCGACTACAAGCTGTTTCAGACCGTCGCGTGGCGAATGCTCTCGAACAACTGA
- a CDS encoding xylosidase/arabinosidase, producing MMQWSRRRLLAALAAMGLTPSLLRADAAPVAPAPPHSDTDLDRRIFCGYQGWFRTPDDGANLGFVHYAGLHGFKPGSCGIELWPDVAELDADEKHATDFRHADGSIAQVFSSHHVKTVERHFQWMSQYDIDGAFLQRFPVLLDSHVEPSMNDVLSWSLDAADKHGRRAVIMYDLTGLREGQIGRVRDDWAKLMAMHMHERPLTVRHGGKPLVALWGVGFADRRAYTLDDCRQLVRYFKSDAAGGCAVMLGVPFYWRDQKADAVNDPMFHDLLREADVLSPWSPGRYGTPDDVAARIAKHWSRDAAWCEQHGLYFMPVAFPGFSWHNLEKARGRDAIFDAIPRRKGEFFWSQIVAARAAGARSVYIAMFDELDEGTAIFKCDPDPPIGETRFVNEKDLPSDHYLWLTSQARAYLRADLPDAALPKRN from the coding sequence ATGATGCAATGGTCACGACGCCGACTCCTCGCCGCGCTCGCCGCGATGGGCTTGACCCCGTCGCTGTTGCGCGCCGACGCCGCGCCCGTCGCGCCCGCGCCGCCGCATTCCGATACCGACCTCGATCGCCGCATTTTCTGCGGGTATCAGGGCTGGTTTCGCACCCCCGACGACGGCGCGAACCTCGGCTTCGTCCACTACGCCGGTCTGCACGGGTTCAAACCCGGTAGCTGCGGCATCGAACTCTGGCCCGACGTTGCCGAACTCGACGCCGATGAAAAGCACGCCACCGACTTCCGTCACGCCGACGGGTCGATCGCCCAAGTGTTCAGCTCGCACCATGTCAAAACCGTCGAGCGGCATTTTCAATGGATGAGCCAGTACGACATTGACGGCGCGTTTTTGCAGCGTTTCCCCGTGCTGCTTGATTCGCATGTCGAGCCGTCGATGAATGATGTGCTGAGTTGGTCGCTCGACGCGGCGGACAAACACGGCCGCCGCGCGGTGATCATGTACGACCTGACCGGCCTGCGCGAAGGGCAGATCGGGCGCGTGCGCGACGACTGGGCGAAGCTGATGGCGATGCATATGCACGAGCGCCCGCTGACCGTGCGGCACGGGGGCAAACCGCTCGTCGCGCTCTGGGGCGTGGGCTTTGCCGATCGCCGCGCGTACACGCTCGACGACTGCCGCCAGCTCGTGCGCTACTTCAAGTCCGATGCCGCCGGCGGCTGCGCCGTCATGCTCGGCGTCCCCTTCTACTGGCGCGATCAGAAAGCCGACGCCGTCAACGACCCGATGTTTCACGATCTGCTGCGCGAAGCCGACGTCCTCTCCCCCTGGTCCCCCGGAAGGTATGGCACGCCCGACGACGTCGCCGCGCGTATTGCCAAGCACTGGTCGCGCGACGCCGCATGGTGCGAGCAGCACGGGCTGTACTTCATGCCCGTCGCCTTCCCCGGCTTCAGTTGGCACAACCTCGAAAAAGCCCGGGGCCGGGACGCGATTTTCGATGCGATCCCGCGCCGCAAGGGCGAATTCTTCTGGTCGCAGATCGTCGCCGCCCGCGCCGCCGGCGCGCGCTCCGTCTACATCGCCATGTTCGACGAACTCGACGAAGGCACCGCCATCTTCAAATGCGACCCCGACCCCCCCATCGGTGAAACCCGCTTCGTGAACGAAAAAGACCTGCCCAGCGATCACTACCTCTGGCTGACGAGTCAGGCCCGCGCGTATCTGCGCGCCGATCTGCCCGACGCCGCGCTGCCCAAACGTAATTGA
- a CDS encoding metal-sensing transcriptional repressor has translation MVHKHEHHDHGHLHQTHPQIIKRLKRVSGHLAKVISMIEEQRPCLDLAQQLHAVEKAVSSAKATLIHDHIDHCLDETMRRPGPGSRRAMDEFKQITKYL, from the coding sequence ATGGTGCACAAGCATGAACATCACGATCACGGGCATCTGCATCAGACCCACCCTCAGATCATCAAGCGCCTCAAGCGCGTGAGCGGGCATCTGGCCAAGGTCATCTCGATGATCGAGGAGCAGCGCCCGTGTCTGGACCTGGCGCAGCAGCTTCACGCCGTGGAAAAGGCCGTGTCCAGCGCCAAGGCGACGCTGATTCATGATCACATCGATCATTGTCTGGACGAGACGATGCGCCGCCCCGGCCCCGGTTCGCGCCGGGCGATGGATGAGTTCAAGCAGATCACGAAATACCTGTAG
- a CDS encoding beta-hydroxyacyl-ACP dehydratase, protein MRWCWIDRILELEKGARCVAVKNVSLAEEHLHDHFPGTPIMPASLIVEGMAQTAGILVGHARDFKEKVILAKIGKANFEADVYPGHTLIYSAAIDRIDDSGASTTGTVTLLDHAHHADAERSEASGTVIGTIELMFSHIDKNMRGLGFPEHNFVFTDQFMNLLKNSGFAPTG, encoded by the coding sequence ATGCGCTGGTGCTGGATCGATCGGATTCTGGAGCTTGAAAAGGGCGCGCGGTGCGTGGCGGTCAAGAACGTCTCGCTCGCCGAGGAGCATCTGCACGATCATTTCCCCGGCACGCCGATCATGCCCGCTTCGCTCATCGTCGAAGGCATGGCCCAGACCGCCGGCATCCTCGTCGGCCACGCCCGCGACTTCAAGGAAAAAGTCATCCTCGCCAAAATCGGCAAGGCGAATTTCGAAGCCGACGTGTACCCCGGTCACACGCTCATCTACTCCGCCGCCATCGACCGCATTGACGACTCGGGCGCGTCGACCACCGGCACAGTGACCCTTCTCGATCACGCCCACCACGCCGACGCTGAGCGAAGCGAAGCGTCTGGTACCGTCATCGGCACCATCGAACTGATGTTCTCCCACATCGACAAGAACATGCGCGGCCTGGGCTTCCCCGAGCACAATTTCGTCTTCACCGACCAGTTCATGAACCTGCTCAAAAACAGCGGCTTCGCCCCGACTGGCTGA
- a CDS encoding DedA family protein, translating into MNDHPEITPDDRASAESAVVVSRWALHRHLYDWVLSFAHRPHATTVLFLLSFAESSFFPIPPDVLLAPLCLGHRRKSLWFATVTTVGSVLGGVGGYAIGHFVGPPVVEWMYTWVPGFSPHEFERVQSWYEHWGVWVLFAAAFTPIPFKVFTIAGGVFAQPLGLFVGVSLIGRAMRFFMVAGLFYWIGPKALPFIDKYFNWLCLAFVALLVAGFAIIKML; encoded by the coding sequence ATGAACGATCACCCCGAAATCACGCCCGACGATCGCGCTTCCGCCGAGTCGGCGGTCGTCGTCTCACGCTGGGCTTTGCATCGGCATCTGTACGACTGGGTGCTTTCGTTCGCGCATCGCCCGCATGCGACGACGGTGCTGTTCCTGTTGAGTTTCGCCGAGTCGAGCTTCTTCCCGATTCCGCCGGATGTGTTGCTCGCGCCTTTGTGTCTGGGTCATCGCAGAAAGTCGCTGTGGTTCGCCACGGTGACGACGGTGGGCAGCGTGCTGGGCGGGGTGGGCGGGTACGCAATCGGGCATTTCGTCGGCCCGCCGGTGGTGGAATGGATGTACACCTGGGTGCCGGGTTTTTCGCCGCACGAGTTTGAGCGCGTGCAAAGCTGGTACGAGCATTGGGGCGTGTGGGTGCTGTTCGCCGCGGCGTTCACGCCGATTCCGTTCAAGGTGTTCACCATCGCCGGCGGCGTGTTCGCCCAGCCGCTGGGTCTGTTCGTCGGCGTGTCGCTGATCGGGCGCGCGATGCGCTTCTTCATGGTGGCGGGACTCTTCTACTGGATCGGCCCCAAGGCGCTGCCGTTCATCGATAAGTATTTCAACTGGCTGTGCCTGGCCTTCGTCGCACTGCTTGTCGCGGGGTTTGCGATTATCAAAATGCTTTGA
- a CDS encoding ComF family protein, which yields MAILARMMDAMLSTTRRAGDAAAAATDWRADAPGTYCRRCGATCHEAALTASGCPYCRGERVAWQGVWRLGAYEEPLSRWIVELKFHGQWTWATWFGRELARITADVPADLAEGSAVVPIALHWRRRIGRGFDQTMLVARAFAQASGRDFAPLLTRRRATTPQSHIHEHAARLRNIQGAFVMPDVDLAGRTIWLVDDVKTTGATARVASHLLRRAGAKRVHLVVLAVADPGKGRA from the coding sequence ATGGCGATATTGGCGCGCATGATGGATGCGATGTTGTCGACGACGCGGCGTGCGGGGGACGCGGCGGCGGCGGCGACGGACTGGCGCGCCGATGCACCGGGCACGTACTGCCGGCGATGCGGGGCGACGTGTCACGAAGCGGCGCTGACGGCGAGCGGCTGTCCCTATTGCCGGGGCGAGCGCGTGGCGTGGCAGGGCGTCTGGCGGCTCGGGGCGTATGAGGAGCCGCTCTCGCGGTGGATCGTCGAGCTGAAGTTTCATGGCCAATGGACATGGGCGACATGGTTCGGGCGCGAGCTGGCGCGGATCACCGCCGACGTGCCGGCGGACCTCGCCGAGGGCTCCGCCGTCGTGCCGATTGCATTGCATTGGCGTCGCCGCATCGGGCGCGGCTTCGATCAGACGATGCTCGTCGCGCGGGCCTTCGCCCAGGCGAGCGGGCGCGACTTTGCGCCGCTGCTGACCCGCCGCCGCGCGACGACGCCGCAGTCGCACATTCACGAACACGCCGCGCGACTGCGCAATATCCAAGGGGCGTTCGTCATGCCCGACGTCGATCTGGCCGGGCGGACGATCTGGCTCGTCGATGATGTGAAGACGACGGGGGCGACGGCTCGTGTGGCGTCGCATCTGTTGCGACGGGCGGGGGCGAAGCGCGTGCATCTGGTGGTGCTGGCGGTGGCGGACCCGGGCAAGGGGCGGGCGTGA
- a CDS encoding sigma-70 family RNA polymerase sigma factor, which produces MTLDHAQLVQALIADRARLLAYILSIVRDEHAAEDVYQEVCTLALEKRDEINDADHLAAWVRLTARHRALKAVEKGARRPMVLDAKMLDLLEQHWQSLEAVESSEMVDALRTCMRELTPHAQQLVRMRYAEGIRSSVIAQQLNRQLNAVYVAMTRIHRQLAECIRHRMGIAERGGES; this is translated from the coding sequence ATGACGCTCGACCACGCGCAACTTGTGCAGGCGCTGATCGCCGATCGCGCCAGACTGCTGGCGTACATCCTGTCGATCGTGCGCGATGAGCATGCGGCGGAGGATGTCTATCAGGAAGTGTGCACGCTCGCGCTGGAGAAACGCGACGAGATCAACGACGCCGATCATCTTGCGGCCTGGGTCCGCCTCACCGCGCGGCACCGGGCGCTGAAGGCGGTCGAAAAGGGGGCGCGCCGGCCGATGGTTCTCGATGCGAAGATGCTCGATCTGTTGGAGCAGCATTGGCAGTCGCTGGAGGCGGTGGAGTCATCGGAGATGGTCGATGCGTTGCGCACGTGCATGCGGGAGCTGACGCCGCACGCGCAGCAGCTTGTCCGCATGCGTTACGCGGAGGGCATCCGCTCCAGCGTCATCGCGCAGCAGCTCAATCGTCAGCTCAACGCGGTGTACGTCGCCATGACGCGCATTCATCGTCAGCTTGCCGAGTGCATCCGTCATCGGATGGGCATCGCCGAGCGCGGGGGTGAGTCATGA
- the uvrA gene encoding excinuclease ABC subunit UvrA: MTPKYLSIRGAREHNLKGVNLDIPRDKLVVITGLSGSGKSSLAFDTIYAEGQRKYVESLSAYARQFLEQMHKPDVEEIEGLPPTIAIEQRSASHNPRSTVATTTEIYDYLRLLFARAGQPRCWHPMGKGKVCGKPIESQSASQIVETVMGYAEGTKLMVLAPLIRGKKGEHVEVIESISKQGFVRARIDGNVMDLRQAPTLAKNFKHDVEAVVDRLIVKEAIRSRLADSIEISLKLAQGLVIIATLDEKASSEDKEVWTDQLFSEKYACAEHPECSLEDLAPRLFSFNSPYGACPECDGLGTIMEFDEDLIVPDQTRSLEDGAIDAWRKHGKRMNIYYGRTTRQFCRNFNIDPATPYKDLPKAIREILLRGTTDKDEKKYAAHFEGVIPNLQRRWEKTDSEYVKQRLHAYMSEAACESCHGARLRPEALNVFLPLPPGEGRGEGARQTGAPDHVNIADVVAMTIGRAVPFFEKLPLNKEKTLIAEPILKEVRARLGFMSNVGLNYLTLDRQTGTLSGGEAQRIRLATQVGSGLVGCCYVLDEPTIGLHQRDNDRLIATLRHLTDIGNTVIVVEHDEDTIRAADWIADIGPGPGVHGGRVVATGDYNQLIASRDSITAKYLTGECQIPLPDHRRPLKADSALVVKGARENNLKNIEVRFPLGGLVCVTGVSGSGKSTLVNQILLRAVTRHLHNTRQKPGAHDRINGLNQVDRVIEVDQSPIGRTPRSNPATYTGIFDLIRTLYAMTKEAKIRGYKAGRFSFNVKGGRCEACQGQGTKKIEMHFLPDVYVECEVCKGSRYNRQTLEILYRGKSIADVLNMTVEESLEFFEAFPKVTQLVRTLRDVGLGYVHLGQASTTLSGGEAQRVKLATELGKNATGHTLYVLDEPTTGLHFADIHNLLNVLNQLVERNQTVLVIEHNLDVIKCADWIIDLGPEGGEGGGTIIAEGTPEQIAANPKSHTGQYLAQHLKRPAAAG; this comes from the coding sequence ATGACCCCCAAGTACCTGTCCATCCGAGGCGCCCGCGAGCACAACCTCAAGGGCGTCAACCTCGACATCCCGCGCGACAAGCTGGTCGTCATCACCGGCCTGTCCGGCTCCGGCAAATCCTCCCTCGCCTTCGACACGATCTACGCCGAGGGGCAGCGCAAGTATGTCGAGTCGCTGTCCGCGTACGCCCGGCAGTTCCTGGAGCAGATGCACAAGCCGGACGTGGAGGAGATCGAGGGCCTGCCGCCGACGATCGCCATCGAGCAGCGGTCCGCATCGCACAATCCGCGCTCGACCGTCGCCACGACGACGGAGATTTACGACTATCTGCGATTGCTCTTCGCCCGGGCGGGGCAACCGCGCTGCTGGCACCCGATGGGCAAGGGCAAAGTCTGCGGCAAGCCCATCGAAAGCCAGTCGGCTTCGCAGATCGTCGAGACGGTGATGGGTTACGCCGAGGGCACGAAGCTGATGGTCCTCGCCCCGCTCATCCGCGGCAAAAAAGGCGAGCATGTCGAAGTCATCGAGTCCATCAGCAAACAGGGCTTCGTCCGCGCGCGCATCGACGGCAATGTCATGGACCTGCGGCAGGCGCCGACGCTGGCCAAGAACTTCAAGCACGATGTCGAAGCGGTCGTCGATCGGCTCATCGTCAAGGAAGCCATCCGCTCCCGACTCGCCGACTCGATCGAAATCAGTCTCAAACTCGCGCAGGGTCTGGTCATCATCGCCACGCTCGACGAGAAGGCCAGCAGCGAGGACAAGGAAGTCTGGACCGATCAGCTTTTTTCCGAGAAGTACGCCTGTGCGGAGCATCCGGAATGTTCGCTCGAAGACCTGGCCCCGCGGCTCTTCAGCTTCAATAGTCCCTACGGCGCGTGCCCGGAATGCGACGGGCTGGGGACGATCATGGAGTTTGATGAGGATCTGATCGTGCCGGATCAGACGCGTTCGCTGGAGGATGGGGCGATTGATGCGTGGCGCAAGCATGGCAAGCGGATGAACATTTACTATGGGCGCACCACGCGCCAGTTCTGCCGCAATTTCAACATCGATCCGGCGACGCCCTACAAGGATTTGCCCAAGGCGATCCGCGAGATTCTTCTCCGCGGCACGACGGACAAGGATGAGAAAAAATACGCGGCGCACTTCGAGGGCGTGATCCCGAACTTGCAGCGCCGATGGGAAAAGACCGACAGCGAATACGTCAAGCAGCGGCTGCACGCCTACATGAGCGAAGCGGCCTGCGAATCCTGCCACGGCGCCCGACTCCGCCCCGAAGCGCTCAATGTTTTCCTCCCTCTCCCTCCGGGAGAGGGCCGGGGTGAGGGTGCTCGGCAGACGGGCGCGCCCGATCACGTCAACATCGCCGACGTCGTCGCCATGACCATCGGACGGGCCGTCCCCTTCTTCGAGAAACTCCCGCTCAACAAGGAAAAGACGCTCATCGCCGAGCCCATCCTCAAGGAAGTCCGCGCCCGACTTGGCTTCATGTCCAACGTCGGCCTCAACTACCTGACGCTCGATCGACAGACCGGGACGCTGTCCGGCGGCGAAGCGCAGCGCATCCGACTCGCCACGCAAGTCGGCTCCGGACTCGTCGGATGCTGCTACGTGCTTGATGAACCAACGATCGGCCTGCACCAGCGCGACAACGACCGGCTCATCGCCACGCTGCGCCATCTGACCGACATCGGCAATACGGTCATCGTCGTCGAACATGACGAGGACACCATCCGGGCCGCCGACTGGATCGCCGACATCGGGCCCGGCCCGGGCGTGCATGGCGGGCGCGTCGTCGCCACCGGCGACTACAACCAGCTCATCGCCTCGCGCGATTCGATCACGGCCAAGTATCTGACCGGCGAATGTCAGATCCCACTGCCCGATCATCGCCGCCCGCTCAAGGCGGACAGCGCGCTGGTCGTCAAAGGCGCTCGCGAGAACAACCTCAAGAACATCGAAGTGCGCTTCCCGCTGGGCGGGCTTGTGTGCGTGACGGGCGTGAGCGGGTCGGGTAAGTCGACGCTCGTGAATCAGATTCTGCTGCGGGCCGTGACGCGCCATCTTCACAACACGCGTCAGAAACCCGGGGCGCATGACCGCATCAACGGGCTTAATCAGGTGGATCGCGTCATCGAGGTGGACCAGTCCCCGATCGGCCGCACCCCCCGGTCCAACCCTGCGACATACACGGGCATCTTCGATCTGATCCGTACGCTGTACGCCATGACGAAGGAGGCGAAAATCCGCGGCTACAAGGCCGGCCGATTCAGCTTCAACGTCAAGGGCGGGCGCTGCGAAGCGTGTCAGGGTCAGGGGACCAAGAAGATCGAGATGCATTTCCTGCCCGATGTGTATGTCGAGTGCGAAGTGTGCAAAGGATCGCGGTACAACCGGCAGACGCTGGAGATTCTTTACCGCGGCAAGAGCATTGCGGACGTGCTCAACATGACGGTCGAGGAATCGCTGGAATTTTTCGAGGCGTTTCCGAAGGTGACGCAATTGGTCCGCACGCTGCGCGACGTCGGCCTCGGGTACGTGCATCTGGGTCAGGCGAGCACGACGCTCTCCGGCGGCGAAGCGCAGCGCGTCAAGCTCGCCACCGAACTGGGCAAGAACGCCACCGGCCACACACTGTATGTACTCGACGAACCGACGACCGGCCTGCACTTCGCCGACATTCACAATCTGCTCAACGTGCTCAATCAGCTCGTGGAGCGCAATCAGACCGTGCTCGTGATCGAGCACAATCTGGACGTGATCAAGTGCGCCGACTGGATCATCGACCTGGGCCCCGAAGGCGGCGAAGGCGGCGGCACCATCATCGCCGAGGGCACCCCCGAACAGATCGCCGCCAACCCCAAAAGCCACACCGGCCAGTACCTCGCCCAACACCTCAAACGCCCCGCCGCCGCGGGGTGA